A part of Oncorhynchus kisutch isolate 150728-3 linkage group LG2, Okis_V2, whole genome shotgun sequence genomic DNA contains:
- the LOC109906905 gene encoding suppressor of tumorigenicity 14 protein homolog, which yields MNSARFEYEGQNGRHEQVTFLDNKEKMASKKKTGVIVGVLIALLVLAAVTGILIWLFVSRESAATISMKRVPAQRVYSGHMKLDNVPYNQNLEDPTSTEFNKLADDLEEILKINYKQVEFLSKYYTTSVVTAFSEGVLAYYWTQFDIPAADLEMLPEFSEERVLEVLWNGIREQGKRSGQSLHISQVTASRTDPRMARNPRADFECFFRLEAGTLVQSFQSPGFPDQYPAQSRCQWQIRAPEQNAISVRFVYFHIEDDCSDDFVSIYDSLSPDESQAITHKCGQRPPSNPLEVVSSSNIMLINLVTDSAVQRPGFSAEYSIIPLTTSKSCGGVLNDAQGNFSSPHYPSFYPPAVDCKWTIEVPAGKQVRVKFTMFRMKEPRVDVRVCHKDYIEVMGTKYCGELSSLALTSTTSSLVVMFHSDESFTDKGFQAQYNAYDPSNPCPNQFACGSGFCIKKELHCDGWNDCGDMSDEMNCKCEKDQFACDNGICKPKYWVCDRVNDCGDESDEKHCSCAKNEWRCGDGTCLPQDVVCDTKTDCVDGSDEASCTVSPGTCSDFSFKCKNEACVNKVNAECDRVKDCTDESDEEGCDCGVRPYKLNRIVGGENAQLGEWPWQVSLHFQTRGHVCGASIISNRWLLSAAHCFKTISPENHVASNWQTYSGMQDQYKQDTVQRSSVKTIITHPDYNQMTYDYDIALLELSQPLEFTNTIHPICLPARSHLFPAGMSCWVTGWGTLREGGSIARLLQKAEVKIINDTVCNVVTEGQVTSRMLCSGFLSGGVDACQGDSGGPLVCFEESGMWFQAGIVSWGEGCARRNKPGVYSRVTKLRDWIRKNTGV from the exons GGGCAGAACGGGCGGCATGAGCAGGTCACCTTCCTGGATAACAAAGAGAAGATGGCATCGAAGAAGAAGACTGGAGTGATAGTGGGAGTCCTCATCGCTCTGCTTGTCTTGGCCGCTGTGACAGGAATCCTCATCTGGCTCTTTGTTA GCAGGGAGTCTGCGGCCACCATAAGTATGAAGCGTGTTCCAGCTCAGCGGGTGTATAGCGGGCACATGAAGCTGGACAATGTGCCCTACAACCAGAATCTGGAGGACCCCACCAGCACAGAATTCAACAAGCTGGCAGACGACCTGGAAGAGATT CTTAAGATCAACTACAAACAAGTTGAGTTCCTCTCCAAGTACTACACCACATCTGTGGTGACTGCCTTCAG tgagggGGTGCTGGCCTACTACTGGACCCAGTTTGACATCCCGGCAGCGGACCTGGAGATGCTGCCAGAGTTCTCTGAGGAGCGGGTCCTGGAGGTGCTGTGGAACGGCATCAGGGAGCAGGGCAAACGCTCCGGCCAGAGCCTCCACATCAGCCAAGTCACTGCCTCAC gCACAGACCCCAGGATGGCCAGGAACCCCAGAGCCG ATTTCGAGTGTTTCTTCCGGTTGGAGGCTGGCACTTTAGTTCAGAGCTTCCAGTCTCCAGGCTTTCCAGATCAGTACCCGGCCCAGTCCCGCTGCCAGTGGCagatcagagccccggaacagaacGCCATCTCAGTCCGCTTCGTCTACTTCCACATAGAGGATGACTGCTCTGATGATTTTGTGTCCATCTACGACTCCCTCAGCCCGGATGAGTCCCAGGCCATCACTCA CAAGTGTGGTCAGAGGCCTCCCAGCAATCCCCTGGAGGTGGTGTCGTCCAGTAACATCATGCTCATCAACCTTGTCACCGACAGTGCTGTCCAGAGGCCCGGCTTCAGTGCAGAGTACTCAATCATCCCCCTAACAACAT CCAAAAGTTGTGGAGGAGTCCTGAATGATGCTCAGGGGAACTTTAGCTCTCCCCATTACCCcagcttctatcccccagccGTGGACTGCAAGTGGACCATTGAG GTCCCTGCAGGGAAGCAGGTACGTGTGAAGTTCACCATGTTCCGTATGAAGGAGCCGAGAGTGGACGTCAGGGTGTGTCACAAAGACTACATAGAGGTCATGGGCACCAA ATACTGTGGGGAGTTGTCTTCTCTGGCCCTTACCAGTACCACCAGCTCTCTGGTTGTGATGTTCCACTCTGATGAGTCCTTCACAGACAAAGGCTTCCAGGCTCAGTACAACGCATACGATCCTTCCAACC CTTGCCCCAACCAGTTTGCCTGTGGCTCTGGGTTCTGTATCAAGAAGGAGCTGCATTGTGATGGCTGGAACGACTGTGGGGACATGAGTGATGAAATGAACTGCA AATGTGAAAAGGACCAGTTTGCCTGTGACAACGGGATATGCAAGCCCAAGTACTGGGTGTGCGACCGTGTCAACGACTGCGGTGACGAGAGTGATGAGAAGCACTGCA gctgtGCTAAGAATGAGTGGAGGTGTGGTGACGGGACCTGTTTGCCTCAGGATGTGGTGTGTGACACTAAGACGGACTGTGTGGACGGGAGTGACGAGGCTTCCTGTACCGTCT ctCCTGGCACCTGCTCTGACTTCAGCTTTAAGTGTAAGAACGAGGCGTGTGTGAACAAGGTGAACGCTGAGTGTGACCGGGTCAAAGACTGCACCGACGAATCAGATGAGGAGGGCTGCG ACTGTGGCGTCCGGCCATATAAGCTTAACCGTATTGTGGGCGGGGAGAATGCGCAGCTGGGGGAGTGGCCCTGGCAGGTGAGCCTGCACTTCCAGACCCGTGGGCATGTGTGTGGCGCGTCAATCATCTCCAACCGCTGGCTCCTGTCTGCCGCCCACTGCTTCAAGACCATCAGCCCTGA aAACCACGTGGCCTCCAACTGGCAGACGTACAGTGGCATGCAGGACCAGTATAAGCAGGATACTGTTCAGAGAAGCTCGGTGAAGACCATTATCACCCACCCAGACTACAACCAGATGACCTATGACTACGACATCGCCCTGCTGGAGCTGAGCCAGCCGCTGGAGTTCACCAACACCATCCACCCCATCTGCCTACCCGCACGCTCCCACCTCTTCCCTGCTGGCATGTCCTGTTGGGTTACAGGCTGGGGCACGCTCCGTGAAGGAG GTTCCATAGCACGGCTGCTGCAGAAGGCGGAGGTGAAGATCATTAATGACACTGTGTGTAACGTGGTCACCGAGGGTCAGGTCACATCCAGGATGCTCTGCTCCGGCTTCCTGTCCGGAGGAGTCGACGCCTGTCAG GGAGACTCGGGGGGTCCCCTGGTGTGCTTCGAGGAAAGTGGAATGTGGTTCCAGGCAGGCATTGTGAGCTGGGGCGAGGGCTGCGCTCGTCGGAACAAGCCCGGCGTCTACTCGCGCGTCACCAAGCTGAGAGATTGGATCCGCAAGAACACGGGGGTTTGA